A window from Kluyveromyces lactis strain NRRL Y-1140 chromosome E complete sequence encodes these proteins:
- the RPS9B gene encoding 40S ribosomal protein uS4 (highly similar to uniprot|O13516 Saccharomyces cerevisiae YPL081W RPS9A and to uniprot|P05755 Saccharomyces cerevisiae YBR189W RPS9B Proteins component of the small (40S) ribosomal subunit) yields MPRAPRTYSKTYSTPKRPYESARLDAELKLAGEYGLKNKREIYRISFQLSKIRRAARDLLTRDEKDPKRLFEGNALIRRLVRIGVLSEDKKKLDYVLALKVEDFLERRLQTQVYKLGLAKSVHHARVLISQRHIAVGKQIVNIPSFMVRLESEKHIDFARTSPFGGARPGRVARKRAAAAGGEEADEE; encoded by the exons ATGCCAA GAGCCCCAAGAACTTACTCCAAGACTTACTCTACTCCAAAGAGACCTTACGAATCCGCTCGTTTGGACGCCGAATTGAAGTTGGCTGGTGAATAcggtttgaagaacaagagagaaatttacagaatttctttccaattgtCTAAGATCAGAAGAGCCGCCAGAGATTTGTTGACCAGAGACGAAAAGGACCCAAAGAGATTGTTCGAAGGTAATGCTTTGATCAGAAGATTGGTGAGAATTGGTGTCTTGTCTGAagacaagaagaagttggaTTATGTCTTGGCTTTGAAGgttgaagatttcttggaaagaaGATTGCAAACCCAAGTCTACAAGTTGGGTTTGGCCAAGTCTGTTCACCACGCTAGAGTCTTGATCTCCCAAAGACACATTGCTGTTGGTAAGCAAATCGTCAACATCCCATCTTTCATGGTCAGATTGGAATCTGAGAAGCACATTGACTTCGCTAGAACCTCTCCATTCGGTGGTGCTAGACCAGGTAGAGTGGCCAGAAAGAgagctgctgctgctggtgGTGAAGAAGCTGACGAAGAATAA
- a CDS encoding homocitrate synthase (highly similar to uniprot|Q12122 Saccharomyces cerevisiae YDL131W LYS21 and to uniprot|P48570 Saccharomyces cerevisiae YDL182W LYS20 homocitrate synthase), with translation MSVNSNPYAPSPNDLLSNVCNFQLIESTLREGEQFASAFFSTEKKIEIAKALDDFGVDYIELTSPVASEQSRSDCEAICKLGLKAKILTHIRCHMDDARVAVETGVDGVDVVIGTSKFLREYSHGKDMNYIAKSAIEVIEFVKSKGLEIRFSSEDSFRSDIVDLLNIYKTVDKIGVNRVGIADTVGCANPRQVYELVRTLKSVVSCDIECHFHDDTGCAIGNSYSALEAGARLIDVSVLGIGERNGITSLGGLMARMIVSAPEYVKSKYKLHKLRDLENLVADAVSVNVPFNNPITGFCAFTHKAGIHAKAILANPSTYEILNPEDFGMKRYIHFANRLTGWNAIKSRVEQLNLHLSDDQIKEVTSKIKQIGDVRQLSIEDVDTIIKDYHSEL, from the coding sequence ATGTCCGTAAATTCGAATCCATATGCCCCATCTCCAAATGATTTATTATCAAATGTTTGCAACTTCCAGCTAATCGAATCAACCCTAAGAGAAGGTGAGCAATTTGCAAGTGCATTTTTCTCTACTGAGAAGAAAATCGAAATCGCCAAGGCTTTAGATGATTTCGGTGTCGATTATATCGAACTTACCTCTCCGGTGGCCTCTGAACAATCTAGAAGCGATTGTGAAGCAATCTGTAAGCTGGGCTTGAAGGCTAAGATTTTGACGCATATTCGTTGTCATATGGATGATGCTAGAGTCGCTGTTGAAACTGGTGTTGACGGTGTCGATGTCGTCATCGGTACTTCCAAATTTTTGAGAGAATATTCTCATGGTAAAGATATGAACTACATAGCGAAATCAGCTATCGAAGTTATCGAATTCGTTAAATCCAAGGGTCTAGAGATCAGATTTTCCTCTGAAGATTCTTTCAGATCAGATattgttgatcttttgaacATTTACAAGACTGTGGATAAGATCGGTGTCAACAGAGTCGGTATTGCTGACACCGTTGGTTGCGCAAACCCAAGACAAGTATATGAGCTAGTCAGAACATTGAAGAGTGTAGTTTCTTGTGATATCGAATGTCATTTCCATGATGATACTGGTTGTGCTATCGGTAACTCATATTCTGCGTTAGAAGCCGGCGCCAGATTAATCGATGTCTCCGTGTTGGGTATTGGTGAAAGAAACGGTATCACCTCTCTTGGTGGTCTAATGGCAAGAATGATTGTATCTGCCCCAGAATACGTCAAGTCCAAATATAAGCTACACAAGCTACgtgatttggaaaatctAGTCGCAGATGCTGTCAGTGTTAATGTGCCATTTAACAACCCTATCACTGGATTCTGTGCATTCACACATAAGGCTGGTATTCATGCCAAGGCCATCTTGGCTAACCCATCTACGTACGAAATTCTAAATCCAGAAGATTTCGGTATGAAGAGATATATTCACTTTGCCAACAGATTAACTGGTTGGAACGCAATCAAGTCTCGTGTCGAACAACTAAATTTGCATTTATCCGATGACCAAATTAAGGAAGTAACATCTAAGATTAAACAGATAGGTGATGTCAGGCAACTAAGTATCGAAGATGTCGATACTATCATCAAGGACTACCATTCTGAACTATAA
- the RPL21A gene encoding 60S ribosomal protein eL21 (highly similar to uniprot|Q02753 Saccharomyces cerevisiae YBR191W): MGKSHGYRSRTRYMFQRDFRKHGAIALSTYMKVYKVGDIVDIKANGSIHKGMPHKFYQGKTGVVYNVTKSSVGIIINKMVGNRYLEKRLNLRVEHIKHSKCRQEFLERVKSNAAKKAEAKAQGVAVQLKRQPAQPKESRVVSTEGNVPQTLAPVPYETFI; the protein is encoded by the exons ATGGGTAAATC ACACGGTTACAGATCTCGTACTCGTTACATGTTCCAACGTGACTTTAGAAAGCACGGTGCCATCGCCTTGTCTACCTACATGAAGGTTTACAAGGTTGGTGACATTGTTGACATCAAGGCTAACGGTTCTATCCACAAGGGTATGCCACACAAGTTCTACCAAGGTAAGACCGGTGTTGTCTACAACGTCACCAAGTCTTCCGTTGgtatcatcatcaacaagATGGTTGGTAACAGATACTTGGAAAAGAGATTGAACTTGAGAGTTGAACACATCAAGCACTCCAAGTGTAGACAAgaatttttggaaagagtTAAGTCTAACGCTGCCAAGAAGGCCGAAGCTAAGGCTCAAGGTGTTGCCGTCCAATTAAAGAGACAACCAGCTCAACCAAAGGAATCCCGTGTCGTTTCTACCGAAGGTAACGTCCCTCAAACTTTGGCTCCAGTTCCATACGAAACTTTCATCTAA